CCGACGCCCTTCCCGACGTGCCCTTCCGCGAGGCCGTACGGACGTGGGCGCGTGTAGGGTTCCTGAGCTTTGGCGGGCCGGCTGGGCAGATCGCCGTCATGCACCGCATCCTCGTGGACGAGAAGCGGTGGATCGGCGAGGCGCGCTTTCTTCACGCGCTGAACTACTGCATGCTCCTGCCCGGCCCCGAGGCGCAGCAGCTGGCTACGTACGTGGGATGGCTGCTGCACCGCGCGAGGGGCGGCCTGGTGGCGGGGCTGCTGTTCGTGCTCCCCGGGTTCCTGACCATGCTGGCCCTCAGCGCCACCTACGCGGCGTACCGCAACACCGGGCTGGTGGCCGCGCTGTTCTTCGGGCTGAAGCCGGCGATCATCGCGGTGGTGGTCGAAGCGGTGATCCGCATCGGCCGGCGGGCGCTGAAGGATCGTGCGCTGGTCGCGCTGGCGGCGGCGGCGTTCGCGGGCATCTTCTTCCTGCAGGTTCCCTTTCCGGTGATCGTCCTTGGCGCAGGCTTCGCCGGATGGATCGTCGAGCGCCGCCGCGTCGCCCCCGAAGCCCCGCCGCCCGGCGTCGTTCCGCGTGCGGGGAGCCGCGAGGCGGAGTGGATGCACACCATTCGTGTCGTGGCGTTGTGGCTGGTGATCTGGTGGATGCCGGTGGCGCTGGTGTGGATGGTGTTCGGCCGCGCGAGCGTGTTCGTAGACCAGGGGCTGTTCTTTGGCCACGCTGCGGCGGTGACGTTCGGCGGGGCGTACGCGGTGCTGGCGTACGTGGCGCAGCAGGCGGTGGAGCGATACGGCTGGCTGATGCCGGGGGAGATGCTGGACGGCTTGGGGATGGCGGAGACCACGCCCGGGCCGCTGGTCCTCGTGCTGCAGTTCGTGGCGTTCGTGGGCGCCTACCGCGATCCCGGCGCGATCCCGCCGATGCTGGCCGGGGTGCTGGGGGCCACGCTGACCGCGTGGGTGACCTTCGCGCCGTCGTTCCTGTTCATCTTCGCGGGCGCCCCGTACGTCGAGCGCCTGCGCGGCAACCGGGGGCTCGCCGCGGCGCTGCGGGGAATCACCGCCGCGGTCGTGGGGGTGATCCTGAACCTGGCGGTCTGGTTCGCCCTGCACGTGCTGTTCGGCCGCATCGGCGAGGTGCGCGGCT
This Longimicrobium sp. DNA region includes the following protein-coding sequences:
- the chrA gene encoding chromate efflux transporter, with amino-acid sequence MLPPTASPTDTDALPDVPFREAVRTWARVGFLSFGGPAGQIAVMHRILVDEKRWIGEARFLHALNYCMLLPGPEAQQLATYVGWLLHRARGGLVAGLLFVLPGFLTMLALSATYAAYRNTGLVAALFFGLKPAIIAVVVEAVIRIGRRALKDRALVALAAAAFAGIFFLQVPFPVIVLGAGFAGWIVERRRVAPEAPPPGVVPRAGSREAEWMHTIRVVALWLVIWWMPVALVWMVFGRASVFVDQGLFFGHAAAVTFGGAYAVLAYVAQQAVERYGWLMPGEMLDGLGMAETTPGPLVLVLQFVAFVGAYRDPGAIPPMLAGVLGATLTAWVTFAPSFLFIFAGAPYVERLRGNRGLAAALRGITAAVVGVILNLAVWFALHVLFGRIGEVRGFGLRVLVPDWATLNPASLLIAVGAAVAIFRFKAGMLPVLAGAAACGIAYRLLLG